The Humulus lupulus chromosome 4, drHumLupu1.1, whole genome shotgun sequence genome has a window encoding:
- the LOC133831437 gene encoding DNA-directed RNA polymerase III subunit 2 isoform X2: MSNNGGEVPNPPIKSSPIDKQFLAAPIKSAVDKFQLLPEFLKIRGLVKQHLDSFNYFINTEIKKIVRANDRIVSSVDPSIYLRFKDIRIGEPSVTLDGVSEKLEPQTCRLSDMTYAAPIKVDVEYIEGSHHLKSKVEKNDVIIGRMPIMLRSCCCVLYGKDEAELAKLGECPLDPGGYFVIKGTEKVLLIQEQLSKNRIIIDTDKKGNINASVTSSSEAVRSKTIIQMENGKLYLMLNQFSTKKIPIMVVMKAMGMQSDQEVVQMLGRDPRYSGLLMPSIEECVKEGIYTKEQALEYLESKVKKFMFSNASSEKDGRVMPILRDVFLANVRVHHNNFRPKCIYVAVMLRRIMDAILNKDAMDDKDYVGNKRLELSGQLISLLFEDLFKTMISEVKKTVDTILTKPSRSSRFDFSQWIVRDSITMGLERSLSTGNWDVKRFKMSRKGMTQVLARLSFIGTLGHMTRILPQFEKSRKVSGPRALQPSQWGMLCPCDTPEGEACGLVKNLALMTHVTTDEEEGPLISLFYCLGVEDLELLSGEELHSPNSFLVIFNGHILGKHRRPQRFATTIRMLRRAGKIGEFVSVFLNEKQRCVYIASDGGRVCRPLVIVDKGIPRVKEHHMKELMDGVRTFDDFLREGLIEYLDVNEENNALISLYEQDVKTDTTHLEIEPFTILGVIAGLIPYPHHNQSPRNTYQCAMGKQAMGNIAFNQLCRMDTLLYLLVYPQRPLLTTRTIELVGYDKLGAGQNATVAVMSFSGYDIEDAIVMNKASLDRGFGRCIVMKRLSAVNQKYDNNTQDRIIRPDREGSDAGRMQVLDDDGLAAPGEIIRPNDIYINKQSPKVTRGPQMSSGLADRRLKVLKGNLVWLIKLLFILIRITICV, translated from the exons AT GTCCAATAATGGTGGTGAAGTCCCTAATCCTCCTATCAAAAGTTCCCCCATTGATAAGCAGTTTCTTGCTGCGCCCATTAAATCTGCAGTAGACAAGTTTCAATTACTTCCTGAATTTTTGAAG ATCAGGGGATTGGTTAAACAACACTTGGATTCCTTTAATTACTTTATCAATACTGAAATAAAAAAGATTGTACGTGCCAATGATCGTATTGTGTCGAGTGTCGACCCAAGTATCTATCTCAG GTTTAAAGATATTCGAATTGGCGAGCCGTCTGTGACATTGGATGGTGTCAGTGAAAAACTTGAACCCCAAACATGTAGATTATCTGACATGAC GTATGCTGCTCCAATAAAAGTGGATGTTGAATATATTGAAGGAAGTCACCACTTAAAATCTAAAGTGGAAAAG AATGACGTCATTATTGGAAGAATGCCTATCATGTTGCGGAGTTGCTGTTGTGTCTTATATGGAAAAGATGAAGCTGAACTTGCAAAACTTG GTGAATGTCCACTTGATCCTGGAGGATATTTTGTAATCAAAGGAACTGAAAAG GTGCTTCTTATACAAGAGCAACTATCTAAAAATAGGATTATAATTGATACAGACAAGAAGGGGAA CATAAATGCATCTGTCACAAGCAGCTCGGAGGCAGTGAGGAGCAAAACTATTATACAAATGGAAAACGGGAAGTTGTATTTGATGCTTAATCAATTTTCAACAAAAAAG ATTCCTATTATGGTAGTCATGAAGGCCATGGGAATGCAGAGTGATCAAGAAGTAGTACAAATGCTTGGAAGAGATCCTCGATATAGTGGCCTCCTTATGCCATCTATTGAG GAATGTGTGAAGGAAGGAATTTATACAAAAGAACAAGCCTTGGAGTACCTTGAGTCAAAG GTGAAAAAGTTCATGTTCTCTAATGCGTCATCTGAGAAG GATGGTAGAGTAATGCCAATCCTTCGAGATGTATTCCTTGCTAATGTTCGG GTGCATCATAATAACTTCCGCCCAAAATGCATATATGTTGCCGTAATGTTGAGGCGCATAATGGATGCAATTTTAAACAAGGATGCAATGGATGACAAG GATTATGTTGGGAACAAGCGGTTGGAGTTATCTGGTCAGCTTATTTCCCTACTTTTTGAG GATTTGTTCAAGACAATGATTAGTGAGGTTAAGAAGACTGTGGATACTATTTTAACAAAGCCCAGCAGGTCTAGTCGTTTTGACTTTTCTCAG TGGATAGTGAGAGATAGCATAACAATGGGACTTGAGAGGAGCCTTTCTACTGGGAATTGGGATGTTAAGCGATTTAAGATGAGCCGGAAAGGCATGACACAG GTACTTGCTAGGCTATCCTTTATAGGTACTCTAGGCCATATGACCAGAATCCTCCCCCAATTTGAGAAATCAAGGAAAGTGAGTGGACCAAGAGCTTTGCAACCTAGCCAG TGGGGCATGCTTTGCCCATGTGATACTCCAGAAGGTGAAGCTTGTGGACTTGTGAAAAACTTGGCGCTAATGACGCATGTAACAACTGATGAAGAAGAAGGTCCACTTATATCTCTG TTCTACTGTCTTGGTGTTGAGGACTTGGAACTACTTTCGGGTGAAGAACTTCACTCGCCAAATTCATTTCTAGTGATATTCAATGGGCATATTCTTGGCAAGCATCGGAGGCCGCAG CGTTTTGCCACTACAATTAGAATGCTACGTAGAGCTGGAAAAATTGGAGAGTTTGTCAGTGTCTTCCTCAATGAAAAGCAG CGTTGTGTCTACATTGCTTCTGATGGAGGTCGAGTTTGTCGTCCACTTGTCATTGTTGACAAAGGCATACCAAGAGTCAAAGAGCATCATATGAAGGAGTTGATG GATGGAGTACGCACATTTGATGATTTTTTACGTGAAGGGTTGATTGAGTATCTTGATGTCAACGAGGAAAACAATGCTTTG ATTTCTTTGTACGAACAAGATGTTAAGACTGATACAACACATCTTGAAATAGAACCGTTCACCATCTTGGGTGTGATTGCTGGGTTAATACCATATCCTCATCACAATCAGTCTCCTAGAAACACTTACCag TGTGCTATGGGAAAGCAAGCAATGGGGAACATTGCATTCAACCAG CTGTGCCGGATGGACACATTACTTTACCTGTTAGTGTATCCTCAAAGACCGTTATTAACGACAAGGACAATTGAACTG GTTGGCTACGATAAGCTTGGAGCAGGGCAGAATGCAACTGTTGCTGTAATGAGTTTCAGTGGCTATGACATAGAGGATGCAATAGTCATGAACAAGGCTTCTCTAGATCGTGGCTTTGGCCGTTGTATTGTCATGAAAAG ATTATCTGCTGTCAATCAAAAGTATGACAATAACACACAAGACAGGATTATCAGACCTGATAGGGAAGGATCTGATGCCGGAAGGATGCAG GTGTTGGATGATGATGGACTTGCTGCACCTGGCGAAATTATTCGACCAAATGACATATATATTAACAAACAATCGCCTAAAGTTACTAGGGGGCCACAAATGAGTTCTGGACTAGCTGATAG ACGTTTAAAGGTCCTGAAGGGGAATCTTGTGTGGTTGATAAAGTTGCTCTTTATTCTGATAAGAATAACAATCTGTGTATAA
- the LOC133831437 gene encoding DNA-directed RNA polymerase III subunit 2 isoform X3, protein MSNNGGEVPNPPIKSSPIDKQFLAAPIKSAVDKFQLLPEFLKIRGLVKQHLDSFNYFINTEIKKIVRANDRIVSSVDPSIYLRFKDIRIGEPSVTLDGVSEKLEPQTCRLSDMTYAAPIKVDVEYIEGSHHLKSKVEKNDVIIGRMPIMLRSCCCVLYGKDEAELAKLGECPLDPGGYFVIKGTEKVLLIQEQLSKNRIIIDTDKKGNINASVTSSSEAVRSKTIIQMENGKLYLMLNQFSTKKIPIMVVMKAMGMQSDQEVVQMLGRDPRYSGLLMPSIEECVKEGIYTKEQALEYLESKVKKFMFSNASSEKDGRVMPILRDVFLANVRVHHNNFRPKCIYVAVMLRRIMDAILNKDAMDDKDYVGNKRLELSGQLISLLFEDLFKTMISEVKKTVDTILTKPSRSSRFDFSQWIVRDSITMGLERSLSTGNWDVKRFKMSRKGMTQVLARLSFIGTLGHMTRILPQFEKSRKVSGPRALQPSQWGMLCPCDTPEGEACGLVKNLALMTHVTTDEEEGPLISLFYCLGVEDLELLSGEELHSPNSFLVIFNGHILGKHRRPQRFATTIRMLRRAGKIGEFVSVFLNEKQRCVYIASDGGRVCRPLVIVDKGIPRVKEHHMKELMDGVRTFDDFLREGLIEYLDVNEENNALISLYEQDVKTDTTHLEIEPFTILGVIAGLIPYPHHNQSPRNTYQCAMGKQAMGNIAFNQLCRMDTLLYLLVYPQRPLLTTRTIELVGYDKLGAGQNATVAVMSFSGYDIEDAIVMNKASLDRGFGRCIVMKRLSAVNQKYDNNTQDRIIRPDREGSDAGRMQLKSLVKVVGGFNFQWSCKLRALW, encoded by the exons AT GTCCAATAATGGTGGTGAAGTCCCTAATCCTCCTATCAAAAGTTCCCCCATTGATAAGCAGTTTCTTGCTGCGCCCATTAAATCTGCAGTAGACAAGTTTCAATTACTTCCTGAATTTTTGAAG ATCAGGGGATTGGTTAAACAACACTTGGATTCCTTTAATTACTTTATCAATACTGAAATAAAAAAGATTGTACGTGCCAATGATCGTATTGTGTCGAGTGTCGACCCAAGTATCTATCTCAG GTTTAAAGATATTCGAATTGGCGAGCCGTCTGTGACATTGGATGGTGTCAGTGAAAAACTTGAACCCCAAACATGTAGATTATCTGACATGAC GTATGCTGCTCCAATAAAAGTGGATGTTGAATATATTGAAGGAAGTCACCACTTAAAATCTAAAGTGGAAAAG AATGACGTCATTATTGGAAGAATGCCTATCATGTTGCGGAGTTGCTGTTGTGTCTTATATGGAAAAGATGAAGCTGAACTTGCAAAACTTG GTGAATGTCCACTTGATCCTGGAGGATATTTTGTAATCAAAGGAACTGAAAAG GTGCTTCTTATACAAGAGCAACTATCTAAAAATAGGATTATAATTGATACAGACAAGAAGGGGAA CATAAATGCATCTGTCACAAGCAGCTCGGAGGCAGTGAGGAGCAAAACTATTATACAAATGGAAAACGGGAAGTTGTATTTGATGCTTAATCAATTTTCAACAAAAAAG ATTCCTATTATGGTAGTCATGAAGGCCATGGGAATGCAGAGTGATCAAGAAGTAGTACAAATGCTTGGAAGAGATCCTCGATATAGTGGCCTCCTTATGCCATCTATTGAG GAATGTGTGAAGGAAGGAATTTATACAAAAGAACAAGCCTTGGAGTACCTTGAGTCAAAG GTGAAAAAGTTCATGTTCTCTAATGCGTCATCTGAGAAG GATGGTAGAGTAATGCCAATCCTTCGAGATGTATTCCTTGCTAATGTTCGG GTGCATCATAATAACTTCCGCCCAAAATGCATATATGTTGCCGTAATGTTGAGGCGCATAATGGATGCAATTTTAAACAAGGATGCAATGGATGACAAG GATTATGTTGGGAACAAGCGGTTGGAGTTATCTGGTCAGCTTATTTCCCTACTTTTTGAG GATTTGTTCAAGACAATGATTAGTGAGGTTAAGAAGACTGTGGATACTATTTTAACAAAGCCCAGCAGGTCTAGTCGTTTTGACTTTTCTCAG TGGATAGTGAGAGATAGCATAACAATGGGACTTGAGAGGAGCCTTTCTACTGGGAATTGGGATGTTAAGCGATTTAAGATGAGCCGGAAAGGCATGACACAG GTACTTGCTAGGCTATCCTTTATAGGTACTCTAGGCCATATGACCAGAATCCTCCCCCAATTTGAGAAATCAAGGAAAGTGAGTGGACCAAGAGCTTTGCAACCTAGCCAG TGGGGCATGCTTTGCCCATGTGATACTCCAGAAGGTGAAGCTTGTGGACTTGTGAAAAACTTGGCGCTAATGACGCATGTAACAACTGATGAAGAAGAAGGTCCACTTATATCTCTG TTCTACTGTCTTGGTGTTGAGGACTTGGAACTACTTTCGGGTGAAGAACTTCACTCGCCAAATTCATTTCTAGTGATATTCAATGGGCATATTCTTGGCAAGCATCGGAGGCCGCAG CGTTTTGCCACTACAATTAGAATGCTACGTAGAGCTGGAAAAATTGGAGAGTTTGTCAGTGTCTTCCTCAATGAAAAGCAG CGTTGTGTCTACATTGCTTCTGATGGAGGTCGAGTTTGTCGTCCACTTGTCATTGTTGACAAAGGCATACCAAGAGTCAAAGAGCATCATATGAAGGAGTTGATG GATGGAGTACGCACATTTGATGATTTTTTACGTGAAGGGTTGATTGAGTATCTTGATGTCAACGAGGAAAACAATGCTTTG ATTTCTTTGTACGAACAAGATGTTAAGACTGATACAACACATCTTGAAATAGAACCGTTCACCATCTTGGGTGTGATTGCTGGGTTAATACCATATCCTCATCACAATCAGTCTCCTAGAAACACTTACCag TGTGCTATGGGAAAGCAAGCAATGGGGAACATTGCATTCAACCAG CTGTGCCGGATGGACACATTACTTTACCTGTTAGTGTATCCTCAAAGACCGTTATTAACGACAAGGACAATTGAACTG GTTGGCTACGATAAGCTTGGAGCAGGGCAGAATGCAACTGTTGCTGTAATGAGTTTCAGTGGCTATGACATAGAGGATGCAATAGTCATGAACAAGGCTTCTCTAGATCGTGGCTTTGGCCGTTGTATTGTCATGAAAAG ATTATCTGCTGTCAATCAAAAGTATGACAATAACACACAAGACAGGATTATCAGACCTGATAGGGAAGGATCTGATGCCGGAAGGATGCAG TTGAAGAGTCTGGTAAAGGTTGTTGGTGGATTTAACTTTCAATGGTCATGCAAGTTAAGGGCCTTGTGGTAA
- the LOC133833078 gene encoding uncharacterized protein LOC133833078 — protein sequence MEDESTSDAWEIFKELFRKCPHHVIPHCIQMETFYNGLNAASRMVLDASANGAILSKTYNKAFEILERIASNNYQWSNTRAPTSRKVAGVLEVDALTAQMALMTNILKNMSLGGNIQLAAAIQSAEVSCVYCGDGHTFENCPSNPASICYVGNQNFNCNNNPYSNSYNPAWRQHPNLSWGGQGASSSGAPAQGKQSFPPGFSHQPRAQQPHQSQGSQSSSLESLMRDYMAKNDAVIQSQAASLRKLEIQLGQLANDLKNRPQGSLPSDTENPRRDGKEQCKAINLRSGKILEINDDKTKGSREPTSIQTEGETSKKPASSAAEIGPVDIASGQHSITEKTLHKPPPPFPQRFKKQQQYGQFRKFLDVLKQLHINIPLVEALEQMPTYVKFLKDILTKKRRLGEFETVALTKGCSAMLKSKIPPKLKDLGSFAIPCSIGGRDAGRALCDLGASINLMPMSIFKKLGIGEARPTIVTLQLVDLSMAHPEEKIEDVLVQVDKFIFPADFIILDYEVDRDVPIILGRPFLATGRTLIDVEKRELTMRAQEE from the coding sequence ATGGAAGATGAATCTACTAGTGATGCTTGGGAAATATTCAAGGAGCTATTTAGAAAGTGCCCTCACCATGTTATCCCACATTGCATACAAATGGAGACATTTTACAATGGTCTCAATGCAGCCTCTCGAATGGTATTGGATGCTTCAGCCAATGGAGCCATTCTTTCCAAGACTTATAACAaagcatttgagattttggaaagaaTAGCAAGCAACAACTACCAATGGTCAAATACTAGAGCTCCTACAAGCCGAAAAGTAGCGGGTGTTCTTGAAGTAGATGCTCTAACCGCTCAAATGGCCTTAATGACCAACATCTTAAAGAATATGAGTTTGGGAGGGAATATACAGCTAGCTGCTGCCATTCAAAGTGCAGAAGTCTCATGTGTTTATTGTGGGGACGGACATACTTTTGAGAATTGCCCATCAAATCCAGCCTCGATTTGCTATGTGGGTAATCAAAATTTCAACTGCAACAACAATCCGTATTCAAACTCTTACAATCCAGCGTGGAGGCAACATCCAAATCTGtcatgggggggtcaaggagcaagttcaagtGGAGCGCCAGCACAAGGGAAACAGTCATTTCCGCCAGGTTTTTCTCATCAGCCAAGGGCTCAACAACCTCACCAATCTCAAGGCTCTCAATCCAGTTCCTTGGAGAGTTTAATGAGAGATTATATGGCCAAAAATGACGCTGTAATTCAAAGCCAGGCAGCTTCTCTTCGCAAACTGGAAATTCAGTTAGGGCAATTGGCAAATGATCTGAAAAATAGGCCCCAAGGTTCCTTGCCTAGTGATACTGAGAATCCAAGGAGGGATGGTAAGGAACAATGCAAGGCAATCAATCTACGGAGTGGGAAAATTCTGGAAATTAATGATGACAAAACAAAAGGCAGCagggagcccacttcaatccaaactgAAGGGGAAACAAGTAAAAAACCAGCAAGTTCAGCTGCTGAAATTGGCCCAGTTGATATAGCATCGGGTCAGCATTCTATTACAGAAAAGACTTTACacaagccacctccaccatttcctcaacGTTTTAAAAAACAGCAGCAATATGGGCAGTTCAGGAAGTTTCTGGATGTTTTGAAGCAGCTCCATATCAATATTCCCTTGGTGGAAGCCTTGGAGCAAATGCCAACTTATGTGAAGTTCTTGAAAGATATTTTGACAAAGAAGAGGAGGCTTGGTGAGTTTGAAACAGTTGCTTTGACGAAGGGTTGTAGTGCAATGTTAAAAAGCAAGATTCCTCCTAAATTGAAAGATCTGGGCAGCTTTGCAATTCCATGTTCAATTGGTGGTAGAGATGCGGGAAGAGCTCTATGTGACTTAGGTGCAAGTATTAATCTAATGCCTATGTCAATTTTCAAAAAGCTAGGCATTGgggaagctagaccaaccataGTTACTTTGCAATTGGTGGATCTTTCTATGGCGCACccagaagaaaaaattgaagatgtTCTAGTGCAAGTTGATAAGTTCATTTTTCCGGCCGATTTCATCATTCTCGATTATGAAGTGGATAGAGATGTTCCCATTATCttgggtaggccatttctagctacTGGGAGGACCTTGATTGACGTGGAAAAAAGGGAGCTCACAATGAGAGCTCAAGAAGAATAG
- the LOC133831437 gene encoding DNA-directed RNA polymerase III subunit 2 isoform X1 codes for MSNNGGEVPNPPIKSSPIDKQFLAAPIKSAVDKFQLLPEFLKIRGLVKQHLDSFNYFINTEIKKIVRANDRIVSSVDPSIYLRFKDIRIGEPSVTLDGVSEKLEPQTCRLSDMTYAAPIKVDVEYIEGSHHLKSKVEKNDVIIGRMPIMLRSCCCVLYGKDEAELAKLGECPLDPGGYFVIKGTEKVLLIQEQLSKNRIIIDTDKKGNINASVTSSSEAVRSKTIIQMENGKLYLMLNQFSTKKIPIMVVMKAMGMQSDQEVVQMLGRDPRYSGLLMPSIEECVKEGIYTKEQALEYLESKVKKFMFSNASSEKDGRVMPILRDVFLANVRVHHNNFRPKCIYVAVMLRRIMDAILNKDAMDDKDYVGNKRLELSGQLISLLFEDLFKTMISEVKKTVDTILTKPSRSSRFDFSQWIVRDSITMGLERSLSTGNWDVKRFKMSRKGMTQVLARLSFIGTLGHMTRILPQFEKSRKVSGPRALQPSQWGMLCPCDTPEGEACGLVKNLALMTHVTTDEEEGPLISLFYCLGVEDLELLSGEELHSPNSFLVIFNGHILGKHRRPQRFATTIRMLRRAGKIGEFVSVFLNEKQRCVYIASDGGRVCRPLVIVDKGIPRVKEHHMKELMDGVRTFDDFLREGLIEYLDVNEENNALISLYEQDVKTDTTHLEIEPFTILGVIAGLIPYPHHNQSPRNTYQCAMGKQAMGNIAFNQLCRMDTLLYLLVYPQRPLLTTRTIELVGYDKLGAGQNATVAVMSFSGYDIEDAIVMNKASLDRGFGRCIVMKRLSAVNQKYDNNTQDRIIRPDREGSDAGRMQVLDDDGLAAPGEIIRPNDIYINKQSPKVTRGPQMSSGLADSDYKPAYQTFKGPEGESCVVDKVALYSDKNNNLCIKFLIRHTRRPELGDKFSSRHGQKGVCGTIIQQEDFPFSERGICPDLIMNPHGFPSRMTIGKMIELLGGKAGVSCGQYHYGSAFGEPSGHADKVDDISNTLVDKGFNYCGKDFLYSGITGCPLQAYIFMGPIYYQKLKHMVLDKMHARGSGPRVMLTRQPTEGRARNGGLRVGEMERDCLIAYGASMLIFERLMISSDPFEVQVCRVCGLLGYYNHKLKQGICSSCKNGDNISTMKLPYACKLLIQELQSMNIVPRLKLAEA; via the exons AT GTCCAATAATGGTGGTGAAGTCCCTAATCCTCCTATCAAAAGTTCCCCCATTGATAAGCAGTTTCTTGCTGCGCCCATTAAATCTGCAGTAGACAAGTTTCAATTACTTCCTGAATTTTTGAAG ATCAGGGGATTGGTTAAACAACACTTGGATTCCTTTAATTACTTTATCAATACTGAAATAAAAAAGATTGTACGTGCCAATGATCGTATTGTGTCGAGTGTCGACCCAAGTATCTATCTCAG GTTTAAAGATATTCGAATTGGCGAGCCGTCTGTGACATTGGATGGTGTCAGTGAAAAACTTGAACCCCAAACATGTAGATTATCTGACATGAC GTATGCTGCTCCAATAAAAGTGGATGTTGAATATATTGAAGGAAGTCACCACTTAAAATCTAAAGTGGAAAAG AATGACGTCATTATTGGAAGAATGCCTATCATGTTGCGGAGTTGCTGTTGTGTCTTATATGGAAAAGATGAAGCTGAACTTGCAAAACTTG GTGAATGTCCACTTGATCCTGGAGGATATTTTGTAATCAAAGGAACTGAAAAG GTGCTTCTTATACAAGAGCAACTATCTAAAAATAGGATTATAATTGATACAGACAAGAAGGGGAA CATAAATGCATCTGTCACAAGCAGCTCGGAGGCAGTGAGGAGCAAAACTATTATACAAATGGAAAACGGGAAGTTGTATTTGATGCTTAATCAATTTTCAACAAAAAAG ATTCCTATTATGGTAGTCATGAAGGCCATGGGAATGCAGAGTGATCAAGAAGTAGTACAAATGCTTGGAAGAGATCCTCGATATAGTGGCCTCCTTATGCCATCTATTGAG GAATGTGTGAAGGAAGGAATTTATACAAAAGAACAAGCCTTGGAGTACCTTGAGTCAAAG GTGAAAAAGTTCATGTTCTCTAATGCGTCATCTGAGAAG GATGGTAGAGTAATGCCAATCCTTCGAGATGTATTCCTTGCTAATGTTCGG GTGCATCATAATAACTTCCGCCCAAAATGCATATATGTTGCCGTAATGTTGAGGCGCATAATGGATGCAATTTTAAACAAGGATGCAATGGATGACAAG GATTATGTTGGGAACAAGCGGTTGGAGTTATCTGGTCAGCTTATTTCCCTACTTTTTGAG GATTTGTTCAAGACAATGATTAGTGAGGTTAAGAAGACTGTGGATACTATTTTAACAAAGCCCAGCAGGTCTAGTCGTTTTGACTTTTCTCAG TGGATAGTGAGAGATAGCATAACAATGGGACTTGAGAGGAGCCTTTCTACTGGGAATTGGGATGTTAAGCGATTTAAGATGAGCCGGAAAGGCATGACACAG GTACTTGCTAGGCTATCCTTTATAGGTACTCTAGGCCATATGACCAGAATCCTCCCCCAATTTGAGAAATCAAGGAAAGTGAGTGGACCAAGAGCTTTGCAACCTAGCCAG TGGGGCATGCTTTGCCCATGTGATACTCCAGAAGGTGAAGCTTGTGGACTTGTGAAAAACTTGGCGCTAATGACGCATGTAACAACTGATGAAGAAGAAGGTCCACTTATATCTCTG TTCTACTGTCTTGGTGTTGAGGACTTGGAACTACTTTCGGGTGAAGAACTTCACTCGCCAAATTCATTTCTAGTGATATTCAATGGGCATATTCTTGGCAAGCATCGGAGGCCGCAG CGTTTTGCCACTACAATTAGAATGCTACGTAGAGCTGGAAAAATTGGAGAGTTTGTCAGTGTCTTCCTCAATGAAAAGCAG CGTTGTGTCTACATTGCTTCTGATGGAGGTCGAGTTTGTCGTCCACTTGTCATTGTTGACAAAGGCATACCAAGAGTCAAAGAGCATCATATGAAGGAGTTGATG GATGGAGTACGCACATTTGATGATTTTTTACGTGAAGGGTTGATTGAGTATCTTGATGTCAACGAGGAAAACAATGCTTTG ATTTCTTTGTACGAACAAGATGTTAAGACTGATACAACACATCTTGAAATAGAACCGTTCACCATCTTGGGTGTGATTGCTGGGTTAATACCATATCCTCATCACAATCAGTCTCCTAGAAACACTTACCag TGTGCTATGGGAAAGCAAGCAATGGGGAACATTGCATTCAACCAG CTGTGCCGGATGGACACATTACTTTACCTGTTAGTGTATCCTCAAAGACCGTTATTAACGACAAGGACAATTGAACTG GTTGGCTACGATAAGCTTGGAGCAGGGCAGAATGCAACTGTTGCTGTAATGAGTTTCAGTGGCTATGACATAGAGGATGCAATAGTCATGAACAAGGCTTCTCTAGATCGTGGCTTTGGCCGTTGTATTGTCATGAAAAG ATTATCTGCTGTCAATCAAAAGTATGACAATAACACACAAGACAGGATTATCAGACCTGATAGGGAAGGATCTGATGCCGGAAGGATGCAG GTGTTGGATGATGATGGACTTGCTGCACCTGGCGAAATTATTCGACCAAATGACATATATATTAACAAACAATCGCCTAAAGTTACTAGGGGGCCACAAATGAGTTCTGGACTAGCTGATAG TGACTATAAACCTGCATATCAGACGTTTAAAGGTCCTGAAGGGGAATCTTGTGTGGTTGATAAAGTTGCTCTTTATTCTGATAAGAATAACAATCTGTGTATAAAATTCCTAATACGTCATACTCGCCGACCAGAG CTTGGTGATAAATTTAGTAGCAGACATGGACAGAAAGGTGTTTGTGGCACCATTATCCAACAGGAGGATTTTCCTTTTTCTGAGCGTGGAATTTGCCCTGATTTGATTATGAATCCTCATGGGTTTCCAAG TCGAATGACTATAGGCAAGATGATAGAGCTTCTTGGAGGTAAAGCTGGAGTTTCATGTGGCCAGTATCACTATGGCAGTGCATTTGGAGAACCAAGTggtcatgcagacaaggtggACGATATAAG tAATACACTTGTGGACAAAGGATTTAACTACTGTGGCAAGGACTTCCTTTATTCag GTATCACTGGTTGTCCACTGCAGGCATATATTTTCATGGGACCAATTTACTATCAGAAGCTAAAGCATATG GTATTGGATAAAATGCACGCCCGTGGTAGTGGCCCTCGAGTCATGCTAACAAGACAACCAACTGAGGGAAGAGCTCGAAATGGAG GTCTACGAGTAGGAGAAATGGAACGCGATTGTTTGATTGCCTATGGAGCAAGCATGTTGATATTTGAGCGCCTAATGATTTCTAGTGATCCTTTTGAAGTTCAG GTATGCAGAGTTTGTGGTCTATTGGGATACTACAATCACAAGCTTAAACAAGGAATTTGTTCGTCATGCAAAAACGGAGACAATATATCAACCATGAAATTGCCTTATGCATGCAAGCTCTTGATTCAG GAACTTCAATCAATGAACATTGTTCCTCGCTTGAAACTAGCGGAGGCATGA